The genomic window cccccttgccacaacaaggcagcgatccttgaagggggggaataAGAATTACAAGGAATTAATTCTGAAATGTACTGAGATCTCAGATTTGGAGGTCCTCTTCCCCATCATTAGTATTATCATTAATCTCCTCTGTTCTCTCAGGAATAACCTAAACCCTTGAGTGACTCTAGAGTTCTATTACTGCATATGATACACTCCATTTGTTGCATTATGACACTGTGTCATTCTTCCCTCAGCTGTGCAGAACATCAATAACTCCGTTATCAAAGTGCCAGGTGACATGTATGCTCCTACTCCCTTACCTCACCAGCTGGAATACACCGTTGATAAGGCTGGTTCTGTCACTGCTGCTGAATGCATCATGGTTCGTTTTCAAAAGGCGGATAATTGCGTCCCAGCCATCATCTCCATAGTGCACAATATAATAGCCATTCATTCCCACATTGAATTTTATCCATTCCACTTCTTCTGGGAGGATAAGGCTATCTGTGACCAAAACATAATTACAACCGTTTCTCTGCGGAGTGCAACCCGACTACATTACTCGCACAATGATTAAAATAACCGATCTACTATAGATTAATGCTAATTTTAATGGCTTCATGGATAaaacttgcatttatttatttattcattatatttatactagattcaaagcccattcttaagaatgggctttgaagaccccccccctcctgcagtgagGTGGCAGGCGTGCTCGGCGGGCCCCAGGGATGCCGTTCCCGGCCCCACCCCCGCCAATGCCGCGGCTTCCCCTGGGCCCTTCAAGCAGGCCTGCTGACTCAGTGAGGTGGCGGGCCTGCTTGGcaggcccaggggaagccatcctcggCCCCCTTCCCCAGAGGCGAGGCCAGCAGCCAAAGTGACTGCCTACTCATTGTGGTTGGTGCAGCTTCTGGTCAGagctctggcttgtgctggttgagggcccaattggaaggtgctttgtgcctttCAATTGGGTCCTCACCTGACTggttagaactcttgtctgtccaggtgaggggccaatcggaaggcgctttgcgccttctgattggccccttacccagaccagccccgcccacttaccccttaacgaaatatgataccgctcaccATGCGGTTCCAGATTAGTGTTTCAGTGAAGGGAGTGACCCTACAGGTTTAATTCAACTCTGAATCTTGTATCTCCTTCTTTCAATAATAAAACTGCTTAAATCTGAACACACTGTCTTATGCCCTTTAACTTGAATGAAGTCAAACATACCTGTTTTGGTTGTCAGCAAAAACCTTTGAACAATGTTGCATTTACTGGTAATGTAAGTTAGTGGGATGTGCCACAGGTACCTATAAttgattttaaaattgttattctTAGCAAACACATCAGATGCTTACTTCCAATACATAATGTAAATGCAGTAATATGATAGATAACTGAACAGCATGAGCAGGGAAGGTATGCAGGAGTGAAAAAACCTTTTTCCTGAATATTCTGCTATAGAAACAAGCTTGCATCTCAAAAGATAGTTACAGTTATTGGTTGTAGCATCCTGGCTTTTGTCCTCTTCATATGTTACCTAAAATGATGTTCACGCAAACAAAATGTCATGTATGTATAAGCATggttgatatgggggggggggaatgtttgttCTCTAGAGTCTAATAAAAAATGAGCCTGAGTTGCTCCTTTGCCATTACCCTGTTGATGGAGAGAGATGAGCGCCCTTCATATAATGTTCTTGCTGAAGATGAATGTTTCTCTCCCTCATTGTCACAGTTACTATTGGGAATCCTTTTTGCAATGTCCAAGTGTTCATCATTGTCTTTATATCGTGGAGTGCACCCTTAGTCCAATGCTACAAAtcagaggaaaaaaattaaaagagaggCTAGAATACACATACATAGGTCTGGGTACTTCAACCCCCGGGTTGTcatcttctttttataataatcatttaaaaatattatttcctcTAAATTCGAAAGATTCAATCCCACTGCTTCAAAATACACATGGACATTGGGAGGCTTCATCACCTTCTTTATGTGGCCTACATACTATGAAATGACGGGCAAAACAGCCTGCCACAGGAAGGATGAGGTGCTTAAGAGAAGTGGCTACAGCTCATTGTCCAAGACATCTACTCCATGATCCTTCACAATACTGTAGAGCATTCTGGaatagggatgtgcgcttcaACACAGCCACCTcagcgatcaccaaagcctgaggcagTGCATAGGAGTGCCATGGCGTGGAGAGGAGGGACAGTGATGACGGTGCACCAGCTGGCGGCCGCAGAGTTCTGTGCCTGTGTGCGGCTGCCAGCAGGcacgccgctgctgccgccatccccctctctataccgcccctcctctcccctcctcgggcttcagtgatcgttgaggtggcaaagCTACACCaaaatgcacatccctattcTGGAGTGCACATTATTGACTCACACACTGCTGCTGGTCGAGTTGACATCTTTTTGTCTGCATGACCTTACAGCAATGTCACAATTTGCTACTGAGGAAATGGTAATTTTACCTAGTGAAAGTGAATTTTCACCCCTGGGAGACAGCATTTTCAGACTTCTGAATAGAAATATGTAATAAAACACAAGCTCACTGAAGTTGAGATTGTCTCCTGGCTTCCAGCACAAGCCCCATCTTCTGCTTGACTTTTATGGGTGTCACCTGCAGGACAAATCTTTAAGAGAAATATTCTGTGTTATCTACTcatttataataataacaacttaatttttatagcccacccttcctatTTGCCAATGTTGCTTAAACCAATTACTCaatcagcaacattttaaaaatgatggcACTGTTTgtgaaaatattaataaatactTACTTCTGACAGGCTGTTCCACAGGTCTTCACTTTGTGTATTTTGATAACTAAATCGTAGCAAATAGTTTATAATGCCAGCTTCAAACTTCTTTGAGCCAAGATAGTCCCTAAGCATATTAAGAATACAAGATCCCTGCAATGAGAGGAATAAAGGAATGCAATCTACATTTGCACACTTGGTATCTGACTTAATAATCAGTCTAATAATCTAATGGCCATGTTTCCTGATTAGGGCACTCCTACATCCTTATATGCTTTCATATTTGTTAGTGGTGGTTTTCATTTCAGTTGTCTTTGTTGGTACAAatctcctccctctctttctcacaTGCCtcaatatgaccgtttatgcactgggcactttactacCCCagttcttgtgcaggagcacaaatagggggcagatgaggtgcactgggccaaatgctcccccgtgtgagtgcaggaagaggtggggccacctgccacgactaaaactccagcctgtaacccagcatgaaacctccagtgcataaacggtctatgtgactTTCAGATTTACAGTAAAATCATAGTTGTGCACGATATCCAAAACACAAAATATTGTTTGCCTCCTTATATCATATCAGGATTCCAACAGCAGATGTAATTCTGATTTGGAGCAAAGAATGCAAATAACCGCATGAGGGTTAGTCAAAACAATCCATGAGAGAAGGGAGAAACAAGGAGAGGAAGATGAGTTCCTGAAGCTTATTCCTGTAATAACAGTGGTGCCAAGGACAACCAAAGTTCATGAAAAATCAGACACTTAAGAAAATCCATCATCAGCATCATGATGTATGAAAGGCAAAATGACACTTAAATAAAGGATTTTCCTGTCACAGAGGAAGAGGGCCACAATTTTAAACAATTCCCACCTCTCACTGCAGCCCCCCACTCTGACATCCGTGAGTATCTGAGAATTCAGGTGTACAATTCTAGGAGACCTAAAAGATTCCAGTGAGAGGTGGGAAGCAAGGACGTTGCCAAATATATAGTGTAGCTCCATGCACTGCAACATGATTCAAGCTAAAATCCTAATTTGCAAACCTCATCTAGAATTTGAAATCTTACATAATTTAGATTTTAGTAATTACATCatatactttatttttatagcttgctCTTCTCAGTTGGCTCAAGGCAAGTAAcaacaaaaatatacaaaataatacaTTTACACAGATATGATAGTTAAAATATGGGATTAagatttaaattataatattaaaagcCACTTCCTAAAAGTAAGATTTGGGGAATCAAAGGGAAATTTCGGTGTCACAATTTGTCACTTCTTAAATTTATTTCCCTAAACTGTTTCATATAATTATGGAGTTTGTTCAAATGTTGTGATAAATTTGTATCGTATTCTATATGTGGTAAATTGGATATGTCATTATTTACCAATATAAATTACCATAAAAAACACCTCTGCTATCCGCTAACCTGTTGTTAGACTGAACTTAAAAGCTAATAGAAAATTATCTTTGATTGGAATAGATAAAATGTAGATATACTTTAGTCAATACGTTTCTTATTTTACCTTATCATAGGAAACCTCATCAAACATTTCTTGAATTTGAGTTGGATCTTCAACAGCAGTAGATATTGGGTGTGAGGAATTTAATGCATCCACCTCCATGGCACCAAAATACTTGTCCAAAAAGAATTCTTCCTAATAAGCCGGAAACATGTTGTTCATAGATTTTGAAATTCACTTTTGAAATACATACCAAGGACTCAACTGAATATAAAAGTATGAAATCTCTTAACTGCGGGGGTGGAGTAGATTAAGATGGAGCCTCAGCTTTGAGGAAAAGATTTTAATGCTTCTGGCACAaaatttcctcccccaccccaacagctGTGTAAGATGTGGAAGAAAACATAtaagaactagaatcatagaatcatagagtaggaaggggccatacaggccatctagtccaaccctctgctcaatgcaggatcagccctaagcatcctaaagcatccgagaaaagtgtgtatccaacctttgcttgaagactgccagtgagggggagctcaccacctccttaggcagcctattccactgctgaactactctgagtgtgaactGATGCACTAGATCAGAAAGATGATACAGGCTCTGATCTGAATGCCTCCCTCAGgccacttgtttatttatttatttattacatttttaggaAACGGTCCCTTgaagctcaaggcagtttacagcatagaTTCATAAATTCTATTATAATGTGAGGTACAatactccagaacagtggtccccaacctttttatcactgggaaccggtcaacccttgacaattttactgaggcccgggggggggggggtagtcttttgccaagggacactgtcgccagctgagcccctgctccagttgctttcccgccggtgcccctgacttcccgccgcccgctatggggccctgccagcatcagctgtgcagtgccaggccaaggagaagccccagccatggcagccactggagagcaccaaaggtgagctggcggcagagtggcagggcagcccccaaggcagcagccagggaggaggatgaggagctgcggcccggtaccaactgatctacggaccggtactggtccccggaccggtgattggggaccactgctccagaaaaTTAAGAAATTGAACTCAGTAACTTGTATGACACTATAAGCATTCAAACTGTTAACCATATAAGCATATAGCCATAACGTAGCTATTGCCAGGACTGGTGATGCCATTATGTATTTAGTGGGTGTATCTGATGTAGAGTGGTTCTGGGGGACCTAccccttacctttttatttaacaGTACAAGCTGTTCCAGATATTCATAGTCCATTTAAACATTTGTGTTGTTTTAATGTACCAAAGTCCAGCCATTAAGATGGCTGCTAAAGCAGTGATCCTGTTCCTTTGTGTGGCACAGCAATACTGTACAACCCTCTGCTGTGCAACTGTTCTGTCTGGAATGTGGGTGACACAGCAGCCTGCTGTAGATCAGACGGGCTTACCTTGCAACAGAAACTGAACTACTTGTTCTCTTCCATTTGAGCAATGTTCAAGCAATGCATAAATCAATACTATTACTACTAATAACTATGATATTCCACTAACAGCTCTCATCTAACTAAAGAACTAACTTAAAATCAATATACAGGGCAGCAGAATACTTACAACTCCCAGATCTGGATCGGTAATGTTTACTGACACATATTCCATAAACTTTGCAAATCCTTCATTCAGCCAAAGGTCATTCCACCACTCCATGGTGACCAGGTTTCCAAACCACTGTAAGAAAGATCATCTCATAACTATAACCCAAATTTTTATGATTGCAATTGTGGTAATTTGCATTTTGAGCAGAAGAAATTCTACCTATCAACCATGTCCTACACTTCCTAGAAGTAACAATCAATATGAAAAGGTTCACTCCACAGGGATTAGGTCAGGAATGCGATGTTGTCTCCTGTGCCAACTGTCAGGGCCTCCCTATAAAGGTTTGCCTCCATGCCTGCTGctgagtgaagctggacttccaaCAGGTGAGGGCTGCTGACATCAGTAGTTCGTATCagcactaggtaaaggtaaaggtatcccctgtgcaagcaccgagtcatgtctgacccttggggtgacgccctctagcgttttcatggcagactcaatacagggtggtttgccagtgccttccccagtcactaccgtttacgtaccagcaagctgggtactcattttaccgacctcggaaggatggaaggctgagtcaattttgagccggctgctgggatcaaactcccagcctcatgggcagagctttcagactgcatttctgctgccttaccactctgcgccacaagaggctcttctaggtACTAGGTACTCCACATCTAATCCCTAGAGAAAGATTCTGCACTTTCAAAGTGTTTCCACTAACCCTCAGCAATGTCTATttgccactctctctctctgactctacCAAAATCTAAAATCCTGTTTCTTAACAGTACCATACATCAATCACTTCCCTGCAACTAGGTGGTAACTGTTTCTAAGCCCTGAAGGGTGCTTAGACTGATTCATTTTTTAATGCAGGCAACAACTATCATTAACGTTATCATTCTGGTGACAGAGATTCTGGCTTGCCCCATTGCTGCCAGCATCAAACTTTAGGCCAGGGCCACAGAACTGACAGTAACAAAAATTTCaagcatacaataatattaattattaacCAAGGGCCCAATTCAAGGAAAAGCATTTTAATCACACATAACCTGGTGAAATAATAATCACTATGTTGAAGATTCTATTTGTGGTCATGACATCTATCATGGAACAAAGATCCCTAATCACCGGCTTTTCACAATTTACACACAACTTCAGAACTCTAATCCTGCAGCCAATTAACTTGTTACATCCCTCCAATTTCAGCCATCCAGACAATAAAAGACATAATTCTCACTTTCACATTATAAACCTGAGTTGTAACTTACTTGGTGAGCAAGTTCATGGGCTACAGTCATAGTAATAACAAGTCTAGCTGATGCTGATGATTTTTCAGAGTCATATAACAAGGCACTTTCCCTGTATGTAGTCAGTCCCCAATTCTCCATTGCTCCAGACTGAAAATCAGGAATAGCAACTAAATCTGCAGAGAAATTATTCTGAAAATGTTATATGCTCACACCACTGAATTAATCAATGCACATACAACTAGCACTTTCTTCCTTTGAAAATGATTCCCATCGGATTTATTTAGCTTGATTTACAGTATTAAAATGATTAACTCTTTTAACTCACAAAACATAAAAAGAGCCTGTCTGGAAGTCAGTAGACCTGTGTTTAAATCCCTCACTGCTATGAAACCTACTGGCTCAAGTTTCTTTAGTGTATCTTACTTCAAAAGGCTAGTGTAAGAATAGAGCAGGAGACATATATGCTGCTCCTCGGAGGAAAGGTGCTTTAACAACCCAACAACAAACTCAAAACTACCTTGTTTAGGCAAAGGatatgaaatattaaaatatcCCTCATAGAAGTCCAGTAGTTTGACTGCTGAATCCAAGGCATAGTCTGCTTGCTTGATCTTGTATGGAACAGTATATACTGAAACCTGAAAAAACACAGACGTATATAAATTCTGAATgacactttttattttaaaaaaactaatgCTTACCATAAAATGAGAGAAAAGCTTGAAAATTTTTCCATATCTCATTTAGCTATCCCTACCATCCACATAAAGTCAAATTCTTTTGAAAATTTTGATACCATCCTGATCCATTCAAAATAAGAGTTTGCTTCTAGCTAACCACAGTAAGTAGATCAGCCCTCAGAAAAATGTCCTTGTACTAAAATCAACTCTGTTTTGAGGAGGAATATCTTTGTGTTTAGAACACATGGATATACACACTGTGACCTCCGTGAAAACTCTGATATCCAATAAAGGAAGGTGAGCTAAAGATCTGAATGGCGGAGAGAAGGAAAATCCACCCCAACCCGCAATGCAGCAAGTAAGGAATGGAACTTATTATCTTTTTTGCAGTAATTGGCTGGTTGCAGATCGCTGAAGTGGAATAGAGGCATCCCTCATCATACAAATCATTGTGCTCTTGGGGCAGctgaccaccttcccttcctataaTGCAGGATATCTCTATAGCTTGGGCAGGAGGTATATCAATAGGTATGAGTGTGTGAGAAGAcggagggctggactggagggctcCCTGTGGTCTCTTCCATTCTGCGTGATTTTGAGGGCTGTTGTCATGGCATGCTCCATGGGGTAGGGTTTAGTTGTTGTGGATTCCTCCAGACAGGAGTCAGGAATGAGCAATAAAGTTCAGTTTAAACTTGAATAATCAGCAATCCTTATTCCCTATGAATGATGGATAGCAAACTTTTTCCTGTAGTTGGAAGCTACTAACCACAAAAGTCTAAACTTTTCTTTGTGCTTTAGGGAGGGGGGCCGAAGCCTCAGAACAAGGGGCTGGCACTGCCTTCATTCTTGAAGCTTCAGATCCCAACCTTACTTGTCATCAGCTACTGAGTCCATTTGTTTTTCCTTCTCATAGGTATTGGAAGAGACCAATGTGATGCATTTCAGCTGGCTACCTCAAAATGGGGCTGTTATTCCCTCTGGCATAGCGCTGTAAACTCATAATTGGAAAATCCTTGGGtttaggggggaggagagactggAGAGATCATGATTTGGAGCAGGGCCAGACACAATAGCATAGAaaccaccatccaaagcagccattttctccagggaaactaatctctgatGGGTGGAAGTCAGATTAAATACCAAAATCCCAGGCtttacctggaaactggcaataATCCTACTCTCACAACTTCAGAGCAACTGCTTGGACTATTTTCCCGGTGGAATTGCAAGGTTCCGCTCAACCTGGCTCCCCAACTCCTCCCCTAACTGCAGCTtctaaccaccaccaccccttgtaTCCCAGTGTGTCTCTGGATGGAGTACCTCTCATGCCACTAGTGGCGtctcactgccagtcagagcaatTTCAATACCTGGTCCTTGTGGGGCTGCATCAACCTCTCACTTTGCTTATTTAATATGGTAATAAAGCTTGGCCAACTTCTGAAAAAACATCTGAAATATTATAATGCTTCTACTTCCTTTATAGTCTTtaatgtgtactttttaaaaattggaaatgTATATTATTAGTATAAAGAATACAATTCAGTGATGTAAGAATACCTTAATTCCACGGGAGGTCATCTTTGTAACCGATTTGAAATCTGAAACTATGAAGGCTACCAGATAGGTACTCATCTTTACACTAATCGCAAACTGGTCTTCAATGAGCCATTCCATGATGTTTACCGATTTCACCTAAATTCAAAAACTCCATTACATCTTATCTGTAGCTTAGAATTGCATGTACTACACACATATACATTACATTTTGCAGCTTCATAGCTAAAGCCTATATGCTATTTTACCACCTTTTAACAATTTCAACACTTATGCCTTGGATCCTGTATAGAACTTCCACGGgcacaaggagggagggggctttttgCTGTTCTTCCATGGGAGTCTGAAATGTTGTTCTTGGGGGATGGGGACCCCCCAAAATAGTCTGGGAATCAGAGGTCGGCCAAAGAAGAGGTGGGGAAATCAATTAAAATCATCCCACTTATGCCTTTGGTAATTTAGGCAGGAACCAAGCAGTGGTTACCAGATACTTGCTACAGGTTACTAATACTATAGAGCGATAGTGATCCCTAATGTGGTGTCACTACTGTATTGCCTGTATTTGCTTGCTTCTGGAAACTTGGGAATAAAATCTTAAATATCTTGAATGgaacggggagggggaagattGTCTGACTTACAAAGCACAAAACTCATCCTGGGCAAATGCATCATAGCCATATACTTGGCCACAGTCACAGGCTTTCTTATGTCTCTAGAAATCAGAACATTCCCTTCTTTTAAGTGGAAACAAACAGAATCTCtcccccaaagcaaagagctggTCACATTCtgcatggtagccattttgtggccttcctaaaaattaaaaaaaaaaaaaaaagcttgcaaGCTCAACAAGACTGGGAATCTCTATAAGTAGaagctggttgctctccagttctAAATCAATTAATCCAAGCCTCACAGCCTTCTTGCAGCTttcattatgaagaagaagagttggttcttatatgccgcttttccctacccgaaggaggctcaaagcggcttacagtcgttcccattcctctccccacaacagacaccctgtggggtgggtgaggttgagagagcgctgatatcactgcccggtcagaacagttttatcagtgccctggcaaacccaaggtcacccagctggttgcatgtgggggtgcacggaatcgaacccagcatgccagattagaagttagtgctcctaaccactacatcaaactggctgttTTCATGTTCCCTTTTGATTTGCTTCCTTGTGTAAATGACAAAAAAAGAGTAACAAGAACAGTATGTGCAGTTTAACTGAGTGTTTTTTTCAAGTGATCTTTacatttttctctgttttatcctttctTCCTGAACTAGGCATACAGAAGTAAATACATACTAAAGGCATGTTAGATAATGCATGATGTTTTGGTTCTCTTCTGATCTTGACAGAAAATCTTGCTTTGAATGCTGGTTCATCAAAACAAGGAAAGGCCATTCGTGCAGCTGTTGGTTCAAACTGTGTTACCACAAGCACCCTAGAACCCCgaaaaagaaaacattgcttTAACATAGATGATACACACAGAAATATACTATAAATCATGTAATGATTTATATTAAAACTATATTTAAGAGCGGGCTCGCTGTTATAGTAACTCGCTAAGGGTTAAGTGGGCAGAGAGGTCAGCCCTTAGCTCCcactcctgcccacccagccggccaggggctctctgccaacGGGAagctggcggggggaggggggattttcctCAATGCCACTGAGGAGGAGGCGGCCATGACGCCCCCCTGGAGTCTGCGAGGAGCCCCCAGCCATGCTGAATGCCGCCGCGCAGCCTCCTGGGGGCCACCATGGCCGCCGCCTCCTCAGCACCATTGGCTGCGCGCCCAGGGAGGTCTCCCCACCTTGCCTTCAGTCTGCTCTATCCCAGCCATACTGTGGGGATCATGGGGATCCTGTGACTCGGCTGGGAGGCTACATCTTgaaggtgagcctgagagaatGGTGGGGAGTCACCCCACTCTCCCCGCCTCACCTTAAGTCTGCTCCATCCCAGATGCACCGCGGGGACCATGTGGATATCGTGACTCAGCTGGGAGGCTGCACGCTGAAGGTGAGCCGAAGAAAATGGCAGGGAGTCCCCCTGCTCTCCCTGCCTCATCTTCAGTCTGCTCTGTCCCAGGTGAGCCACTGGGACCTTggggaggcagtggggggggggaggattgaggctgccctccctccctccctccctccttccttccttccttccttcctcccttccgtCTCCCCCTTCCTGTCTGCAGCAAGCTTTTTTAACTAGTATTATATTAAAATGAGAAATGTTTAGACTATGTTCAAACATAGTGCCTGAATCCAGCATTGCCAGGATCATATGCCTGCCTCGCTTGGTCTGCTCCCTGTCACTTCTTATGCAAAGATGTTAAAAATAAACTCGTTACCCACAACATACAAAGGCCAATGCGTAAGTCAGCTGGATTTAGTTTTGTTATCTGCATGCAGCCTATGATTTCATGAGCTACCTTTTCTAGCATTTACAGCTGGAAAAACTGCTCCAAGACTAGTTACTTAACAGTGGATTTATTCTGATACTTTTCACTTGTTCTCCATCCCTAGTTCCTACACTTTAGAAAAAAGAAACATAAAACATCTTGCCAAAGGCTTGGAAACTGAGTTGTCCCTGATGCTGCATATGCTTTAGGATTTTATAAATACTAGTATTCTAAACTGAGGTCTAGAAGCACTGAACATTTGTTCCTTCCACTACAATAGGGTAGCCATTTTCTCACACTGTTACTGAAGAAAAGAGCACCAAGCACCCGCAACTACATAAACATAGGGCCAAAATCTGCTAGCCAGGATAGCTAGATAAATATAACTTTAatttctaatgttcttatgatCATTTTCTCAGACTAACAGTGCCATCTTAAATTTTCTAAGTCAATTGAGGTCAGTGGACAGAAGAGTATAACTATGCTTAAGCTGTCACTGTTAATTACTCAtgctaaaaagataaaacaaacCAAGCCATCCATGCACAAGCTGTGATAACAAATACAAGGCTGTACAGAGATGTTTTCACAGTAGGCACTTTAATAGCTTCTTGTATTTCTAGCATCTTCAGTGGATATCAAAGCAACCCA from Paroedura picta isolate Pp20150507F chromosome 7, Ppicta_v3.0, whole genome shotgun sequence includes these protein-coding regions:
- the ERAP1 gene encoding endoplasmic reticulum aminopeptidase 1 — translated: MVKIFLFLGILNLATLLSRGYHSETGHSSKPFPWNKVRLPKHVVPVHYDLLIHPNLTTFTFTGLVKIEIMVLQQTSSIILHSKYLHISKASIREEMGGINAEQALTVSEYPPFEQIALLTNEPLQAGKNYSIVTEYSANLSDSFHGFYKSTYRTPEGEVRVLVVTQFEPTAARMAFPCFDEPAFKARFSVKIRREPKHHALSNMPLVKSVNIMEWLIEDQFAISVKMSTYLVAFIVSDFKSVTKMTSRGIKVSVYTVPYKIKQADYALDSAVKLLDFYEGYFNISYPLPKQDLVAIPDFQSGAMENWGLTTYRESALLYDSEKSSASARLVITMTVAHELAHQWFGNLVTMEWWNDLWLNEGFAKFMEYVSVNITDPDLGVEEFFLDKYFGAMEVDALNSSHPISTAVEDPTQIQEMFDEVSYDKGSCILNMLRDYLGSKKFEAGIINYLLRFSYQNTQSEDLWNSLSEICPAGDTHKSQAEDGACAGSQETISTSHWTKGALHDIKTMMNTWTLQKGFPIVTVTMRERNIHLQQEHYMKGAHLSPSTGYLWHIPLTYITSKCNIVQRFLLTTKTDSLILPEEVEWIKFNVGMNGYYIVHYGDDGWDAIIRLLKTNHDAFSSSDRTSLINGVFQLVSAEKLCITKALDLTLYLRHESKVKPVSQGLNELIPIYKLLEKGDTSDTANQLKGYLINIFKNIIDKQSWTDEGSMAERILRSTLLGFACVRKYQPCVDKATKYFMEWKDSDGTLHLPNDIKLAVYAVGAQTDEGWDFLFSKYQLPKFSAEKSQIKFVLSLSSNKEKLQWMMDQALQGDIIKTQDLPNIVVAVGRNPDGYLLAWKFLKENWPKLVQKFDLGSHTIANMIIGVTHKYSTKAQLEEVKDFFSSLDQKSSQLRSVEQAIETIEENIKWMHKNLGKIQRWLQINSKV